The following coding sequences lie in one Pseudorasbora parva isolate DD20220531a chromosome 18, ASM2467924v1, whole genome shotgun sequence genomic window:
- the angptl5 gene encoding angiopoietin-related protein 5, protein MHRTILETNAVSLEGAHLHICTSGTATKTKMIWVILFLNLLASSIVNTSATHRNEPAILSESEYVSLQGQKEYYHRETDKDKCTMPCEMTAKLMRDEKHSLCSNLQHTMVSYTRNTRKLIRDLIDEQQKALEFLSSQIMELMAKVNTLSSDVQRSNSDIFSVKPMESHGKDCSDIKETLGVVSPKIPSGIYIIQPENTDVSFEVFCEMDYMEGGWTVIQRRTDGLTDFKRMWSQYLDGFGHLPGEHWLGLRKIFNIVSQRNTRFQLHVSLISQDDSTAYASYDNFWLEDETKFFRIHLGRYAGSAGDAFRGYDQEQNQDTAPFSTSDIDNDGCSPFCTFADKAVESCSENQNNTGWWFNQCGKANLNGSPLDQDLSTQSHIHWDTWTKNGTLVQIKSVTMKIRRVEIPNSK, encoded by the exons ATGCACAGGACAATACTTGAGACAAATGCCGTCTCATTGGAAGGTGCACATCTTCACATTTGCACATCTGGGACTGCCACAAAGACCAAAATGATCTGGGTTATTTTATTTCTGAATCTTCTTGCATCATCAATTGTG AATACCAGCGCTACTCATCGCAATGAACCTGCTATATTATCTGAGTCTGAGTACGTCTCTCTTCAAGGTCAAAAAGAATATTatcacagagagacagacaaagACAAGTGCACTATGCCATGTGAAATGACTGCAAAGCTAATGCGTGATGAAAAACATTCCTTGTGCA GTAACCTCCAGCATACCATGGTGTCATATACAAGAAACACCAGGAAGCTGATCAGAGATCTCATTGATGAACAGCAGAAGGCTTTGGAATTTCTCTCAAGCCAG atAATGGAGCTCATGGCCAAAGTAAACACGCTCAGTTCAGATGTGCAGAGAAGCAACAGTGACATCTTTTCCGTGAAGCCCATGGAGTCCCACG GGAAAGACTGTAGTGATATCAAAGAAACACTAGGTGTCGTGTCTCCAAAAATCCCTAGTGGAATTTATATTATTCAGCcagaaaacacagatgtgtcaTTTGAGG TGTTCTGTGAGATGGATTACATGGAAGGCGGATGGACAGTAATCCAGAGACGGACCGATGGTCTCACTGACTTCAAACGGATGTGGTCACAGTACTTGGACGGATTTGGACACTTACCAG GTGAACACTGGTTGGGCTTGAGGAAGATCTTCAATATTGTGAGTCAGAGGAACACACGTTTCCAGCTGCATGTGTCCCTGATCTCGCAAGATGATTCCACGGCCTATGCTTCATACGACAATTTCTGGCTCGAAGATGAAACCAAATTCTTCAGAATACACCTTGGCAGATATGCTGGTAGTGCAG GTGATGCTTTTCGAGGGTATGACCAAGAGCAGAATCAAGATACGGCCCCTTTCAGTACCTCTGACATTGACAACGATGGTTGTTCTCCATTCTGCACATTTGCTGATAAAGCTGTTGAGAGCTGCAGTGAGAACCAGAACAACACTGGATGGTGGTTTAACCAGTGTGGCAAGGCAAATCTGAATGGCTCACCACTGGACCAAGACCTCTCCACCCAGTCACATATCCACTGGGATACCTGGACCAAAAATGGCACGCTTGTTCAAATCAAATCAGTGACTATGAAGATTAGGAGAGTAGAGATTCCGAATTCAAAATAA